The nucleotide sequence ACACGGGCGTCTTCAACTTCGAGGGCGGCTGCTACGCCAAGGTGATCCGGCTGCGGCCGGAGGCCGAGCCGCAGATCTACCAGACCACCCGGATGTTCGGCACGGTCCTGGAGAACGTCACCATCGACGCGGTGACCCGGCGGCTGGACCTGGACGACGACTCCCTCACGGAGAACACCCGGGCCGCTTACCCTCTGAGCCACATCCCGGGGTCGGTGCGCAGCGGGATGGCCGGTCATCCCCGCACCATCCTCTTCCTGTCGGCCGATGCCTTCGGTGTCCTCCCGCCGCTGGCGAGGCTCACCCACGAGCAGGCCATGTACTACTTCCTGACCGGCTACACGGCCAAAGTGGCCGGCACCGAAAGAGGGGTCAAGGAGCCACAGGCGACCTTCTCGACGTGCTTCGGGGCGCCGTTCATGGCGCTGCACCCGACCGTGTACGCGGAGCTGTTGGGGGAGAAGATCCGGGACCACGGCGCTCGGGTGTGGCTGGTCAACACCGGCTGGACGGGTGGCCCCTACGGGCGGGGACGGCGCATGCCCCTCGAACATACCCGGGCCATGGTGCGGGCGATCCTGTCCGGGCAGCTCGACCGGACGCCGGCCGGCAGGGATCCGGTCTTCGGCCTGGAGGTGCCGAAGGAGGTGCCGGGAGTGCCGGCGGAGCTCCTCGACGTGAGGAGCACCTGGCCGGATCCGCAGGCCTACGACCGGCAGGCGCACGAGCTTGCCCGGATGTTCGCGGCCAACTTCGAGAAGTTCGCACCGCAGCTGCCCCAGGCCGTGCGCGCCGCAGGGCCGGCGACGTGATCGGGATGGCAGGCTTGGTGCCGGCCATCGCAGGGGTGCTGGCCGCAAGCCCCTTGTTGCTCCTGTTTGCCGTCACGGGGATCGGCTACGTGGTGGGGCGCGTCCGCGTCGGCGGCTTCACCCTGGGCGTGGCGGCCATCCTGCTGGTGGGGCTCGCCTTCGGCGCCATCGACCCGCGGCTGGCGCTGCCTGGCTTCGTCTACGAGTTTGGCCTGGTCCTCTTCGTCTATACCGTGGGCCTGGCCTCGGGGCCGGGCTTTTTCCGGTCCCTCAGGCGGCGCGGCCTGCGGGACACCGCCCTGGCGGTGGGCGTGCTGGCGCTGGCGGCCGGGATCGCGTGGGGCCTCGGCCGGCTCTTCGGCCTGCCGGGGCCGGTCATCGCCGGGGTTTTCGCGGGCAGCCTCACCAATACGCCTGC is from Limnochorda sp. L945t and encodes:
- the pckA gene encoding phosphoenolpyruvate carboxykinase (ATP), whose translation is MAETPRSSYGLERHGIVNTGNVYWNLVTPALYEEAVRRREGSISHLGPLVVRTGQHTGRSPRDKFIVDDEVAHDKIWWEANQPMSPERFDMLYARLLAYLQGKDLFVQDLFAGADPRYRMPIRVITERAWHSLFARNLFIQPSPDGLRAHESRFTLIHAPGFTAVPEVDGTRSGVFIVLHFGKRLVLIGGTSYAGEIKKSIFTVLNFLLPQERVLSMHCAANVGREGDVALFFGLSGTGKTTLSADPERSLIGDDEHGWSDTGVFNFEGGCYAKVIRLRPEAEPQIYQTTRMFGTVLENVTIDAVTRRLDLDDDSLTENTRAAYPLSHIPGSVRSGMAGHPRTILFLSADAFGVLPPLARLTHEQAMYYFLTGYTAKVAGTERGVKEPQATFSTCFGAPFMALHPTVYAELLGEKIRDHGARVWLVNTGWTGGPYGRGRRMPLEHTRAMVRAILSGQLDRTPAGRDPVFGLEVPKEVPGVPAELLDVRSTWPDPQAYDRQAHELARMFAANFEKFAPQLPQAVRAAGPAT